The Amycolatopsis viridis genome window below encodes:
- a CDS encoding PIG-L deacetylase family protein, translating to MTETRPAAMPEDWNRALAVVAHPDDLEYGTAGAIARWTRQGKSVVYLLASHGEAGIDSMPPEEAGPLRTREQRAAARVVGVEEVEFLDHPDGLIENGIPLRRDIAAAIRRHRPELVLTINHRDTFDGGGFNMADHRHVGAATLDAVRDAANRWLFRDLGLDPWGGVRWIAVSGSPSPTHAVDITGTFDLAVASLREHKAYLAALGGGEMAEPEPFLRRFAAAAGESAGVPLACTFELFEV from the coding sequence ATGACCGAGACCAGACCGGCCGCGATGCCGGAGGACTGGAACCGGGCGCTCGCGGTGGTCGCCCACCCCGACGATCTCGAGTACGGCACCGCCGGGGCGATCGCGCGGTGGACGCGCCAGGGGAAGTCCGTGGTGTACCTGCTCGCCTCGCACGGGGAGGCCGGGATCGACAGCATGCCACCCGAGGAGGCCGGGCCGCTGCGCACGCGGGAGCAACGGGCCGCGGCCCGGGTCGTCGGCGTCGAGGAGGTCGAGTTCCTGGACCACCCGGACGGCCTCATCGAAAACGGCATCCCGCTGCGGCGCGACATCGCCGCGGCCATCCGGCGGCACCGCCCGGAGCTGGTCCTGACGATCAACCACCGCGACACGTTCGACGGGGGCGGGTTCAACATGGCCGACCACCGCCACGTCGGCGCGGCGACCCTGGACGCGGTCCGGGACGCGGCCAACCGCTGGCTGTTCCGCGATCTGGGGCTCGACCCGTGGGGCGGCGTGCGGTGGATCGCGGTGAGCGGTTCGCCCTCGCCGACGCACGCCGTGGACATCACCGGCACGTTCGACCTGGCCGTCGCGTCCCTGCGCGAGCACAAGGCGTACCTGGCCGCGCTGGGCGGCGGCGAGATGGCCGAACCGGAGCCGTTCCTGCGGCGGTTCGCGGCCGCCGCGGGTGAGTCGGCCGGGGTGCCGCTCGCCTGCACCTTCGAACTGTTCGAGGTCTAG